A single genomic interval of Streptomyces sp. NBC_00663 harbors:
- a CDS encoding GuaB1 family IMP dehydrogenase-related protein translates to MRFLNDIQPPYDLTYDDVFMVPSRSAVGSRQGVDLSSPDGSGTTIPLVVANMTAIAGRRMAETMARRGGLVVIPQDIPIDVVTEVVSWVKSRHHVLDTPIVLAPHQTVADALALLPKRAHNAGVVVDEDGCPVGVVTDQDLTGVDRFTQLTEVMSRDLLLLDADIDPREAFNRLDGANRRYAPAVDQDGKLAGILTRKGALRATLYTPAVDANGKLRIAAAVGINGDVAGKAKQLLDAGVDTLVIDTAHGHQESMINAIKVVRALDPHVPIAAGNIVAAEGVRDLIEAGADIIKVGVGPGAMCTTRMMTGVGRPQFSAVLECAAEAKKYGKHVWADGGVRHPRDVAMALAAGASNVMIGSWFAGTYESPGDLQQDANGRLYKESFGMASARAVRNRTSDESSYDRARKALFEEGISTSRMFLDPTRPGVEDLVDSIIAGVRSSCTYAGAGSLEEFAEKAVVGIQSAAGYAEGKPLHASWS, encoded by the coding sequence GTGCGTTTCCTCAACGACATCCAGCCCCCGTACGACCTGACGTACGACGACGTCTTCATGGTCCCGAGCCGGAGCGCCGTCGGTTCGCGGCAGGGCGTGGACCTCAGCTCCCCGGACGGCTCGGGCACCACGATCCCGCTGGTCGTCGCCAACATGACCGCCATCGCCGGGCGCCGTATGGCCGAGACGATGGCCCGGCGCGGTGGCCTCGTCGTCATTCCGCAGGACATCCCGATCGACGTCGTCACCGAGGTCGTCTCCTGGGTGAAGAGCCGCCACCACGTCCTCGACACCCCGATCGTGCTGGCCCCGCACCAGACCGTCGCCGACGCCCTCGCGCTGCTGCCCAAGCGGGCGCACAACGCCGGTGTCGTCGTCGACGAGGACGGCTGTCCCGTCGGTGTCGTCACCGACCAGGACCTGACCGGCGTCGACCGGTTCACGCAGCTCACCGAGGTCATGTCCCGTGACCTGCTGCTGCTCGACGCGGACATCGACCCGCGCGAGGCCTTCAACCGCCTCGACGGCGCCAACCGCCGCTACGCCCCCGCCGTCGACCAGGACGGCAAGCTGGCCGGCATCCTCACCCGCAAGGGCGCCCTGCGGGCCACCCTCTACACGCCGGCCGTCGACGCGAACGGCAAGCTGCGGATCGCCGCCGCCGTCGGCATCAACGGCGATGTCGCGGGCAAGGCCAAGCAGCTGCTCGACGCGGGCGTCGACACGCTCGTCATCGACACGGCCCACGGCCACCAGGAGTCGATGATCAACGCGATCAAGGTCGTCCGGGCGCTCGACCCGCACGTCCCGATCGCGGCCGGCAACATCGTCGCCGCCGAGGGCGTGCGGGATCTGATCGAGGCGGGCGCGGACATCATCAAGGTCGGCGTCGGCCCCGGCGCCATGTGCACGACCCGGATGATGACCGGCGTCGGCCGGCCGCAGTTCTCCGCCGTTCTGGAGTGCGCGGCGGAGGCGAAGAAGTACGGCAAGCACGTGTGGGCCGACGGCGGTGTCCGGCACCCGCGCGATGTCGCCATGGCGCTGGCCGCGGGGGCGTCCAACGTGATGATCGGGTCCTGGTTCGCGGGGACGTACGAGTCGCCGGGCGACCTCCAGCAGGACGCCAACGGGCGTCTCTACAAGGAGTCGTTCGGCATGGCGTCGGCGCGTGCGGTGCGCAACCGTACCTCCGACGAGTCGTCGTACGACCGGGCCCGCAAGGCGCTCTTCGAGGAGGGCATCTCCACCTCCCGCATGTTCCTCGACCCGACCCGTCCGGGCGTCGAGGACCTGGTCGACTCGATCATCGCGGGCGTCCGCTCCTCCTGCACCTACGCCGGCGCGGGCTCCCTGGAGGAGTTCGCCGAGAAGGCGGTCGTCGGCATCCAGAGCGCGGCCGGCTACGCCGAGGGCAAGCCGCTGCACGCCAGCTGGAGCTGA
- a CDS encoding GNAT family N-acetyltransferase, whose amino-acid sequence MEIAPCRAEDLGRLGSFMPSSSVDGSHAARLARQEAGESTYLIPWLDGRPVGHAEVRWTGCAAPEVRAAHPGCPEINGLLVRPEQLRSRGVGSALVRAAEKLARARGIGVMGLGVAGDNPRAAALYARLGYRPTVDYVDRWAYVDQAGVRQEQADACTFLVKELTGVQDA is encoded by the coding sequence ATGGAGATCGCACCGTGCCGGGCCGAGGATCTCGGCCGACTGGGGTCCTTCATGCCGTCGTCCAGCGTCGACGGCAGCCACGCGGCCCGCCTCGCGCGCCAGGAGGCGGGGGAGAGCACCTATCTGATCCCGTGGCTGGACGGCCGGCCCGTCGGCCACGCCGAGGTCCGCTGGACCGGCTGCGCGGCGCCCGAGGTGCGCGCGGCGCACCCCGGCTGCCCCGAGATCAACGGACTCCTCGTCCGGCCCGAGCAGCTGCGTTCACGGGGCGTCGGCAGCGCGCTGGTGCGGGCCGCCGAGAAGCTGGCACGGGCGCGCGGCATCGGGGTGATGGGGCTCGGGGTGGCGGGCGACAATCCGCGGGCGGCGGCGCTGTACGCGCGGCTCGGGTACCGGCCGACCGTGGACTACGTCGACCGGTGGGCGTACGTCGATCAGGCGGGCGTACGGCAGGAGCAGGCGGATGCGTGCACGTTCCTCGTCAAGGAGCTGACCGGCGTCCAGGACGCCTGA
- a CDS encoding amino acid permease gives MLDQGAPPQHRTTPSPGWGARLMRRKPVERLVAEGGQGEGGRLRRTLGLWQLTMISIGATLGTGIFVVLGEAVPKAGPAVTLSFVIAGLTALFSALSYAELAGTIPVAGSSYSYAYATLGELVAWVCGWCLLLEYGVSVAAVAVGWGEYLNELLDGTIGVTIPDALSAPPGDGGVFNLPALIVVLLAMAFLLGGARESARANTIMVVVKIAALVLFCAIGVQGFRAGNYEHFMPLGMAGVSAAGATLFFSYIGFDAASTAGEEAKNAQRDLPRAIMLSLVIVTALYVLVAAVAVGAKPWQRFGDSEAALAQIMRDVTGQTFWGTLLAACAVIAIASVVLTVLYGQTRILFAMSRDGLVPQVFGRVHPKTGTPRANTVIVSLFCGVLAAAIPLGQLADATSIGTLFAFGLVNIAVVVLRRTRPEMPRTFRVPLSPVLPVLGLGFCVWMMGSLSAVTWVVFGIWMAAGLVFYFLYGHRRSRLATTAPTAPPASPES, from the coding sequence GTGCTCGACCAAGGCGCACCCCCGCAACACCGCACCACACCGTCCCCGGGGTGGGGTGCGCGGCTCATGCGGCGCAAGCCCGTGGAACGCCTGGTCGCCGAGGGCGGCCAGGGCGAGGGCGGCCGTCTGCGCCGGACCCTCGGGCTGTGGCAGCTGACCATGATCAGCATCGGTGCCACCCTCGGCACCGGCATCTTCGTGGTCCTCGGCGAGGCCGTGCCGAAGGCCGGTCCCGCGGTCACCCTGTCCTTCGTCATCGCCGGACTGACCGCCCTCTTCTCGGCCCTGTCCTACGCCGAGCTCGCGGGCACCATCCCGGTCGCGGGCTCGTCGTACTCGTATGCGTACGCAACGCTGGGCGAACTGGTCGCCTGGGTCTGCGGCTGGTGTCTGCTCCTGGAGTACGGCGTCTCGGTCGCCGCCGTCGCGGTCGGCTGGGGCGAGTACCTGAACGAGCTGCTCGACGGGACGATCGGCGTCACCATCCCCGACGCGCTGTCCGCCCCGCCCGGTGACGGCGGTGTCTTCAACCTGCCGGCGCTGATCGTCGTGCTGCTGGCCATGGCGTTCCTGCTGGGCGGGGCGCGGGAGTCCGCCCGCGCCAACACGATCATGGTGGTCGTGAAGATCGCCGCGCTGGTGCTGTTCTGCGCCATCGGCGTCCAGGGCTTCCGCGCCGGCAACTACGAGCACTTCATGCCGCTCGGCATGGCGGGCGTCAGCGCGGCCGGGGCCACGCTCTTCTTCTCGTACATCGGCTTCGACGCCGCCTCCACCGCCGGTGAGGAGGCGAAGAACGCCCAGCGCGACCTGCCGCGCGCGATCATGCTGTCGCTGGTCATCGTCACCGCGCTGTACGTCCTTGTCGCGGCCGTCGCCGTCGGCGCCAAGCCCTGGCAGCGGTTCGGGGACTCCGAGGCCGCGCTCGCGCAGATCATGCGTGACGTGACCGGGCAGACCTTCTGGGGGACCCTGCTGGCCGCGTGTGCCGTCATCGCCATCGCGAGCGTCGTCCTGACCGTGCTCTACGGTCAGACCCGCATCCTCTTCGCGATGTCCCGGGACGGGCTGGTGCCCCAGGTGTTCGGGCGGGTGCATCCGAAGACGGGTACGCCGCGGGCCAACACCGTGATCGTGTCCCTGTTCTGCGGTGTCCTCGCCGCCGCGATCCCGCTGGGGCAGCTCGCCGACGCCACCAGCATCGGCACGCTGTTCGCCTTCGGGCTGGTCAACATCGCCGTCGTGGTGCTGCGCCGGACGCGTCCGGAGATGCCGCGCACCTTCCGGGTGCCGTTGTCGCCGGTGCTGCCGGTGCTGGGCCTCGGGTTCTGCGTCTGGATGATGGGCAGCCTGTCCGCCGTCACCTGGGTGGTCTTCGGAATCTGGATGGCGGCCGGGCTCGTGTTCTACTTCCTGTACGGCCACCGCCGCTCCCGTCTCGCGACGACCGCACCTACCGCACCGCCCGCATCACCTGAGAGCTGA
- a CDS encoding Lrp/AsnC family transcriptional regulator, producing the protein MLNDLDERIVHALAEDARRSYADIGQIVGLSAPAVKRRVDRLRATGAITGFTVRVDPSALGWETEGFVEIYCRHNTSPEIIRRGLERYQEVVAASTVTGDADAIVQVFASDMRHFERVLERIAGEPFVERTKSVLVLSPLLRRFSSGAPG; encoded by the coding sequence GTGCTCAACGATCTCGACGAACGCATCGTCCACGCCCTCGCCGAGGACGCCCGCCGCTCCTACGCGGACATCGGGCAGATCGTCGGTCTGTCCGCGCCCGCCGTGAAACGACGGGTGGACCGGCTGCGTGCCACTGGCGCCATCACCGGGTTCACGGTGCGGGTCGATCCGTCGGCGCTCGGCTGGGAGACCGAGGGGTTCGTCGAGATCTACTGCCGGCACAACACCTCGCCGGAGATCATCCGGCGGGGTCTTGAGCGGTACCAGGAGGTGGTGGCGGCGTCGACGGTCACGGGGGACGCGGATGCGATCGTGCAGGTGTTTGCGTCTGACATGCGGCACTTTGAACGGGTCCTGGAGCGGATTGCCGGGGAGCCGTTCGTCGAGCGGACCAAGTCGGTGCTGGTGTTGTCGCCGTTGTTGAGGCGGTTCTCCTCGGGGGCGCCCGGGTGA
- a CDS encoding GntR family transcriptional regulator produces MAARHEEIADELRRAIDREEYTVGSRLPAETDLAAHYGVSRGTVRQAVAALTAEGLIGSRQGARRVVLASRRSQSFAELRSFAQWARAMGREATGQVITQEYRPASTEDAVRLQLPAGTPVLHVLRVRGLDGEPVLLERTVYADWISPAVEPIEPDCPSVTQRLYDETGLVFAYGEHVIDAVAAGAQDADLLSVRRTSPLLRVRRVTTTREGRPVEWSDDRYRSDAVSFSVHNSTANNALARKTAE; encoded by the coding sequence ATGGCGGCGCGACACGAAGAGATCGCCGACGAACTGCGCCGGGCGATCGACCGCGAGGAGTACACGGTCGGCAGCCGCCTGCCCGCGGAGACGGACCTCGCCGCCCACTACGGCGTCTCACGGGGCACGGTCCGCCAGGCGGTCGCCGCGCTGACCGCCGAGGGCCTCATCGGCTCCCGCCAGGGCGCCCGCCGCGTGGTGCTGGCCAGCCGCCGCAGCCAGAGCTTCGCCGAACTGCGCAGCTTCGCCCAGTGGGCGCGGGCGATGGGCCGCGAGGCAACGGGGCAGGTCATCACCCAGGAGTACCGACCGGCGTCCACCGAGGACGCCGTACGCCTCCAACTACCCGCCGGGACACCGGTGTTGCACGTCCTGCGGGTCCGCGGCCTGGACGGCGAGCCGGTACTGCTGGAACGGACGGTGTACGCCGACTGGATCTCCCCCGCCGTCGAACCGATCGAGCCGGACTGCCCCTCCGTCACCCAACGCCTGTACGACGAGACGGGGTTGGTCTTCGCGTACGGCGAGCATGTCATCGACGCGGTCGCGGCGGGCGCGCAGGACGCGGACCTCCTGTCGGTCCGCCGCACCAGCCCCCTTCTCAGGGTCCGCCGTGTGACGACGACCCGCGAGGGCCGCCCGGTGGAGTGGTCGGACGACCGCTACCGCTCGGACGCGGTGAGCTTCAGCGTGCACAACTCGACGGCCAACAACGCGCTGGCGAGAAAGACGGCGGAGTAG
- a CDS encoding ABC transporter substrate-binding protein, with protein MTVSLPRTAALGAIAALTLSACGAAPDTASTTADGKNAATATSAADFGGLDALVTAAKKEGTLNAIALPRDWANYGALIDGFEKKYGIKISVENPDGASQDEINAVTSRKGQGRAPDVLDLGSSFAISAAQQGLLAPYKVQGFADIPEGQKDAQARWYNDYGGYISIGCDAKRVKSCPTTFADLLKPQYKGQVALNGNPTKSGSAFGGVWAAALANGGSFDDIQPGLDFFKKLKDNGNYTPVESTPATVEKGETPISIDWDYLNAGYADEFKSKGVDWKVTVPGDGQFSQYYSQAINKDAPHPAAARLWQEYLYSAEGQNLWLKGYARPALMAAMEKAGTLDKTAAAKLPEVSGTPSFPTEAQQDKAKTVLGQGWAKAVSG; from the coding sequence GTGACCGTTTCCCTGCCGAGAACCGCCGCCCTCGGCGCCATAGCCGCGCTCACCCTGAGCGCCTGCGGCGCCGCCCCCGACACCGCGTCCACCACCGCCGACGGCAAGAACGCCGCCACCGCCACCTCCGCCGCCGACTTCGGCGGCCTCGACGCCCTGGTGACCGCGGCCAAGAAGGAGGGCACGCTCAACGCCATCGCCCTGCCCCGCGACTGGGCCAACTACGGTGCCCTCATCGACGGGTTCGAGAAGAAGTACGGCATCAAGATCTCCGTCGAGAACCCCGACGGCGCCAGCCAGGACGAGATCAACGCCGTGACGTCGAGGAAGGGCCAGGGCCGCGCACCCGACGTGCTCGACCTCGGCAGCTCCTTCGCGATCAGCGCCGCCCAGCAGGGGCTGCTCGCCCCCTACAAGGTGCAGGGCTTCGCCGACATCCCCGAGGGGCAGAAGGACGCGCAGGCCCGCTGGTACAACGACTACGGCGGCTACATCTCCATCGGCTGCGACGCGAAGCGGGTCAAGAGCTGTCCCACCACCTTCGCCGACCTGCTCAAGCCGCAGTACAAGGGCCAGGTCGCCCTCAACGGCAACCCCACCAAGTCCGGTTCGGCGTTCGGCGGCGTGTGGGCGGCGGCGCTCGCGAACGGCGGCTCCTTCGACGACATCCAGCCCGGCCTCGACTTCTTCAAGAAGCTGAAGGACAACGGCAATTACACCCCCGTCGAGTCCACCCCGGCCACCGTCGAGAAGGGTGAGACGCCGATCAGCATCGACTGGGACTACCTCAACGCCGGGTACGCGGACGAGTTCAAGTCCAAGGGCGTGGACTGGAAGGTCACCGTCCCCGGCGACGGGCAGTTCTCCCAGTACTACTCCCAGGCCATCAACAAGGACGCCCCGCACCCGGCGGCCGCCCGGCTGTGGCAGGAGTACCTCTACAGCGCCGAGGGCCAGAACCTGTGGCTCAAGGGATACGCCCGCCCGGCCCTGATGGCCGCCATGGAGAAGGCCGGCACCCTCGACAAGACCGCGGCGGCCAAGCTCCCCGAGGTCTCCGGCACGCCCTCCTTCCCGACCGAGGCCCAGCAGGACAAGGCCAAGACGGTCCTCGGACAGGGCTGGGCGAAGGCCGTCTCCGGATGA